The DNA sequence AACACACCGACTGGAAGAACTCAATCCGCGTGAGAAATTAGTTAGTGCCACCATCGATTCAGTCAGCCAGATTAAAGCCGTTAAGTTCGTTGATAATCTTACCAGAATGTCGATGACCGGATATTATGATTTAGGAAGATTCGAATTTGGCCCTTATGCCAGCACCATAAACACCAACAAAGTTGAAGGTTTGCACCTGTTTGCCGGTGCCCGTACAAGCAGTGAAATTAGTACACATTATATGATTTGGGGCGGACTTGGCTATGGTTTCCGGAATAAAAAATTCAACGGAATTGCAGGCTATGGCTATAAATTCCCGACCATAAACCGCCAGATAATTAAATTTTCATACGATGATAAGATTGTACGTTCAGGCGAAAATGAGAAGATCTTGTTCCTATACGAAAATGCCCTGTCGCCAACCGAAAACAACCTGATTTCGCAAGTTTTCAAGCGCGACGAACTCGACGAACTTTTCCGCGAACAAAAACTTTCTACATCTTACGAATACGAATGGCATCCGGGACTTTCGAATAAAATTAGCGCCAACTACATCCGTCATTTTTCTCCTGAATTTTATCCTTTCATGCGTGCCGGAATGCCTGTCGATTACGTTTCTGCTGTAGATTTCAGTGTTGACACACGCTTTTCGTGGCAGGAAAAAGTAATCGATGATAAATTCCTGAGAGTTTATATGAATACCGACTATCCGATTATTCATATAGCAATAGGCGGCGGTAAGGTTTTTTACTCCGGAAAAGAAAATTACTATGGTAAGGTTTTTACCACCATAGAGCAATATTGGAAAATTGGACAAACTGGCTTTAATTACGCCATTGAGGGCGGAATGTATTTTGGGAAATTGCCTTACACCATGCTCGACATTCCACGCGGGAACGAAACTCAAGGCTTATTTTCATACGATTTCAATTTGTTGAACTATATGGAATATGTGCACGACAAGTACCTGCATGCTTACCTCGAATATCACCTCAACGGATTTGTTTTTAACCGGGTGCCATTATTGAGACGAATTGGTTTGCGCGAAGTCTTATCAGCCAAAACAATGATCGGTTCGTTGAGCGATAAAAATCAACAAATTGTAGAATTCCCGAGCAGCATTTCCAAAATGAGCAATCCGTATCTCGAATTGGGAGCCGGAGTCGAAAATATCTTCCGCTTATTTCGGGTCGAAGCGATTTGGCGGGTGAACAACAAATCGTTGCTGGGAGCACCCACCTTCGGACTCCGTGCCAAATTCGAAATCAAATTGTAAAAAAACACAAGGTTAAATACGGCTGAATTTCACGAGATAATTACTTTTGCTTTGTACACGGTTTGCTGTAATGCAAACCCAAAATCCATTCACCATGCGCAATTTGGCCTTAGCAATCGCCTTAATTTTTACGTCATTCCTGAGTTTTGCACAAACGTTAACTGTTGCTGAAAGCTCTGGCTTTGAATCCACCTCAAAAGAGAAAGACATCAACGATTTTATCAAGTCGATCACAAAACATTCGTCGATTGTCCGGGTTGAAACAATTGCTGTTTCTACTGAAGGAAGGCCAATTCCGCTGATGGTTATTGCCGATCCGATGCCAAAATCCACTCAGAATCTGGCTAACGACAAACGAATGGTTCTTTACATTCAGGCCAATATACATGCTGGTGAAGTGGAAGGAAAGGAAGCCTCATTGATGTTTGCACGCGATTTGCTTTCAGGAACGAAAAAGGAAGTACTGAAAAATTTGATTATTTTGATTTGCCCGAATTTTAACCCCGATGGAAACGAAGCCATCAGCGTGAATAACCGTACCCATCAGAACGGCCCTAAAAACGGAGTTGGAGTTCGCTACAATGGTCAGATGCTTGACATAAACCGCGATGGCATCAAGTTGGAGACACCCGAAATGAATGGGTTGCTCAAAAATGTATTCCTGAAATGGGATCCGCAGGTTACTGTTGATTGCCATACCACCAACGGATCGTACCACGAAGAACCGGTAACCTTTTCGTGGATGATGAATGTGGCTGGCGACCGCTCGTTGACCAAATACATGGAAAAACAGATGATGCCTGATGTGGCTGCGATTCTGCGCGACCAGTACAAAGTTGAAAACTGTTTTTACGGCGAATTTCTTGACATGAAAAATCCGGAGAAAGGCTGGGAAGAATATGCTTCGGAACCCCGCTACATGACCAATTACATTGGCGTTCGTAACCGATTGGCTATCCTTAACGAGAATTATGTGTATGCCGACTACAAATCGCGGGTACTTGGCTGCTATGCTTTGTTGCAGTCAATTACCGATTATTGCGCTTCGCACACCAACGAAATCAAGCAACTCATCAACGAATCGGACAAAAAGACCGTTGCCCGTGGCTTAAATCCATCACCAGTCGATTCGTTCCCAATTGAATACATAGGAAAACCTATTCAGGAGAAAGTAACGATAAAAACTTATGAAGTAGATGAAGTTACCAATGCCAATGGCGAGAAAAGTTATAAAAAAACAGATCGAAAAAAGACAGTAACTGTTCCCTATATTGCAACTTACGAAGCAACCAAAAGCGTAAAATTTCCGTTTGCTTATCTGGTTACAATTTCTGATCCTTTAGTGATTAATCTGATGCAAAGGCATGGCATACAAGTCAATAAACTGAATAAATCGCAGAATTTAGATGTGCTTTCATTCAAAATTACTGATCTTCAAGCTGATAAACACCTGAATCAGGGACATTTTACTCAAACTATAACTGGGAATTGGGAACCTCAGCACAAGGAATTCAAGGCGGGTACATTTGTAATTCGAACAGCTCAGCCGCTCGCCAACCTTGCGGCCTACATGCTCGAACCACAAACTAACGATGGACTGCTAACCTGGAATTTTATGGATCGTTACCTGTTACCTCAATGGGGAAAGGGGTTCAACGCTTATCCGGTTTATAAAATTATTGATGCAACAGAAATTAATGATACTGTTATACCTTTACAGTAAAATTATTCTGCACCACTGATCATTCTGAAAATGGAACTCATTGTACTTGGATTTCTAATTGTACTGAACGGATTTTTTGCTTTATCTGAAACAGCATTGATTTCGAGCAAAAAAGCACGATTGGAGCAATATAAAATTAAAGGTGGTTCTGGGGCTAAAATAGCATTGAAGTTACTTGAAAATTCTGAAGTTTTTCTCTCTGCGATTCAGGTTGGCATCACTTTAATTGGCATTATTACTGGTGTTTATGGCGGGATGAGCATTGCTGACGACGTCGCTCCGTTCTTCCTTCAATACGATTTTACACGGGAATATGCACACGAAATAGCACTTTCTCTTACCGTTATAGGAATCACATACATCTCCATTGTAATTGGCGAACTGGTACCCAAAACCATAGCAATGAACAGGCCTGAAAAAATTGCAATCAGAGTTGCAGTACCTGTATATTACTTCAGCAAAATATTTTATCCTTTTGTCAGGCTTCTGGCAATCTCAACCAATCTGATAAACCAACTGATTGGTATTAAACCTTCAGAAGGACAGGTTACTGAAGAAGAACTACGGCATATGATGAGATTTGCTTCAAACGAAGGCGTGATTGAGAAAGAGCAAAACCGCATGCACGAAAAAGTATTCTACTTTTCAGATAAAAAGGCCAGACACATCATGACTCACCGCAAAGATGTGGAATGGATAGACAGTGAGCAATCGGGAGAAAGTTTTCATGCTAAAATACTGGGTCTTAAACACAGTAAAATTATTGTTTGCCGAAACACTATTGATGAATTCACTGGCATTCTGAATGTTAAAGAATATCTGATTAATTTTTATTCACCCTCACCGCGTAAATTAGAAGCTTTATTACACAATCCACTTGTCATTCCTGAAAATGCAGATGCACAAAAAGTGTTAGAGATTTTTAGGCAGAAACAAAATTATACTGCGGTTATTGTTGACGAATACGGAAGTTTTGAAGGAATTATTACACTGCACGACATCATTGAAAATATCATTGGAAATGTACCCGAAGAGGGCGAAACACCGGAACCAGAAGTATTTGTTCGTTCCGACAAATCGATTTTAGTGAGCGGAGACGCTCCCATTGAAACGCTGGTCGACCTGATTGAAGATTTCGACCTCGACTTTGAAAAAATTGATTACTCCACTGTTGCCGGGTATGTGTTCAACCAGATCAATAAAATTCCGGAGTTGGGCGACAAGGTTATTTTATCAGACTGCACCATCGAAGTGGTGGACATTGACAACAATAAGATTGACAAAGTATTAATTACGAAAAGAAAATAATTAACAAATGGGAAAATGTCATTAGACATTAGGAAAAAGTTTAAAAGTGACTTTTCCAATGACCGATGACCTTTTCCCATTGTCAATCAGCAAGATAGCGTTACTCGTCCAAATACATTTGGACAACCAAGTGTCTTACAACGAAAGAGCCTCACTGAAACGAATCAGCGAGGCTCTTTCTATTTCATTCAGGATAACTCCTGAAGTGTCTATTTTACTTCTGAAGATTCAAAGACTTCTGTTCTTCGACCTGAGCATCAATTACGGCAACGGTAACCATATTCAGAATATCGCGAACCGAACTTTCAACATTCAGGATGTGGATTGGCTTGTTCAAACCCATCTGGATTGGTCCAATGGTATCGCACATACCGATTTCGAGCATCAGTTTATAGGCAATACTTGATGAACTAAGGTTCGGGAAAATTAGAGTATTCACATTCATTCCATCAACTTTCGAGAATGGGAATTTATCGTGGCGCAGCTCTTTATCAAGAGCAAAATTCACCTGCATTTCTCCGTCAATCAGCATTTCAGGATTATTCTTATGCAAATAATCAACCGCTTCGTGAATCATTGCCGGGCTTCCAACATTCCGTTCGCCAAAGTTTGAATACGAAAGCATTGCCATTACCGGTTCGGTATTGAACAGAAGAACAGCATCGTGAGTTAGTTTAGCAATATCAATCAGGGTTTCTTTTGAAGGATGGTTGTTTACCATAGTATCGGCAAAGAAGAATGTTCCCAGTTTTGAAGTTACAATATTCAACCCGGCAATGTGCTTCAACCCTTCACGCATACCAACAATTTCGATGGCCGGAACAATGGCATCTTGGTATTTGGTATAAACTCCGGTAATGAAAGCATCGGCATCGCCAGATTCAACCATCATCATACCAAAATAGTTGCGGTCGAACATTTTTTCGTATGCCTCATCAAAAGTCATTCCCTCGCGCTGACGTTTTGCCGTCAACATTTTAGCATATTTCTTGCGTCTGGAATTCTCCCTGTCGTGACGGAGGTTTACAATTTCAACACCTTCCAGTTCGATCTGATTTTTAGTAATCAGTTTCTCAATACGCTCCTCGTTACCAAGAAGAATTGGGATACAGATACCTTCGGCTCTGGCAACCGAAGCTGCTTTCAACATATTGATGTGGTTCGCTTCAGCAAAGACAACTCTTTTTGGATTTTCTTTTGCTTTTTCAGTTAATCCACGGAGAAGTTTATTGTCGAGACCCATGCGTTGACGTAATTCCTCAGCATATTTGTCCCAATCGGTAATTGGTTTACGGGCAATGCCACTTTCCATTGCTGCTTTTGCCACAGCTGGTGCCACTGTAATTAACAGACGTGGATCAAGTGGTTTCGGAATAATGTACTGGCGTCCAAAACTTAAGTGAGTTGTATTATAGGCTGAAGTCACTACTTCAGGAACTGGTTTTTTAGCTAGTTCAGCAATAGCAAGCACAGCTGCAACCTTCATTGCTTCATTAATTCCAGTTGAGCGTACATCTAACGCACCACGGAAAATATAGGGGAATCCAAGCACGTTATTGACCTGATTGGGATAATCGCTGCGGCCAGTAGCAAAAATAATATCAGGACGCGAAGCCATTGCATCGGCGTATGAGATTTCCGGATTTGGATTGGCGCAGGCAAATACTATTGGATTTTCGTTCATGCTTCGAACCATTTCTATGGTAAGACAACCTTCAACTGAAAGTCCAAGGAAAACATCGGAACCAGCAACTGCTTCGGCAAGCGTATTGCAAGGAAGTGAGGTTGCAAATGGGAGTTTGCGGCTGTTCAGGTCGGTACGACGAGTTGAAATAACACCTTTACTATCGACCATTATTATATTTTCGAGTTTGGCTCCGAGGGCCATATAGAGCGTGGTACACGATGAAGCTGCAGCTCCGGCACCATTGACCACAATTTTAATATCTTCTATTTTCTTGCCAATCAGTTCGAGTGCATTGATCAACGCCGATGCCGAAATAATAGCAGTTCCATGTTGGTCATCATGCATGAGCGGAATGTCTAAAGCTTCTTTCAGCTTTTCTTCGATTTCAAAACATTCAGGAGCTTTAATGTCCTCAAGGTTAATACCACCAAAAGTTGGCGAGATGGCTTTTACCACTTCGATAAATTTAGCCGGATCTTTTTCATTCACTTCAATATCGAAAACGTCGATATCGGCAAATATCTTAAACAGCAAACCCTTTCCTTCCATTACTGGTTTCCCGGCCAAAGCGCCAATGTCGCCCAAACCCAGAACTGCAGTTCCGTTCGAAATTACAGCAACCAAATTTCCTTTGGCTGTGTAATCGTATGCGCACTGAAGATCTTTTTGAATCTCCAGACAAGGTATAGCCACGCCAGGCGAATAAGCAAGCGCTAAGTCGCGTTGGGTACTGTAAGGTTTGGTAGGAACAACCTGAATTTTACCAGGTCTCCCTTCCTTGTGATAATTTAAAGCTTCTTGATTTTTAGAGTTATCCATCCCGTTAAAATTTGTTAGTTAATACTTTTTTGCTCAATCTGTCCTACTACTACCCATCCTTAGTATCCTGCGGGATTATAAAAGAACATTAGACTAATCTCTCCAAAAGTATTGTGAAAATCCGTCACTTTATCATTTAGGAGATGTAAAAGTCAGAAAAAATTAACATTCATCATGTTCTATTATTAAAAAAAAGCTTATTACAAAAAACCATCCTGAATATTAGCTTATTGCATAAAATAAAAAATTCCACCCAATCTAATCAGATCAAGTGGAATTTGTAAATCATTGACGAATCAATTTTTCAAGGTTCCTTTTTAATAACCCCAACCTTTTATGATTTCCAAATCTTCCTTCACGCAGGCGATTGGAGCTTTACCCTGATAGGCTTCCTGTTCTATGATATAAACCTGAGTTCCGCCAGTCTTTCTGCAAATATCCAAGACTTCCTTCACAGGGATAATGCCCTTACCCAAAATAGCACTTTCCCATTTCTCAGCATTAGTCGATGCAATTTCATCCTTCACATGGATTAATTCAAATTTCCCGGGATATTTACTGATTACATCAAGTGCTTTTGCTCCACCAATATACATGTTTCCAATATCGAGTTGCATGACCACTTTATTTACATCCAGCGTTTTCATCATGATATCGAAAAGTTTCATGCCATTTAATTCTTCGGTGAATTCAGCCCAATGGTTGTGGTATCCGAATTTCATACCCGATTTTTTACACAGATCACCACATTGGGCGAAAACATCGAGATAAACCATCAGATCGTCGTAGGTTTTACGCATGCTTTCATCCATCCACGGACTAATTACATACTTTTGCCCCATGTAGGCTGCATCTTCAACGGTGTATTTCCAGGCATCGGTAAAATCTTTTTTCGCTGCATCCCAATGGTTTTTGCCCATCACAGTGTGACCACTAGGCATTTTTAGTCCAAGATCGTCCAGCACTTTTTTGAATTCTTTCGCAGAAAATCCATAGAATTTACGGTCGATGTAATTGGCGTGTTCAACATGCGTGTATCCCATTTTGGCCAACTGAGTTAGTGTTCCCATCGGATCTTTTTTCATATCGTCGCGAACAGAATAGAGCTGCAAACCAACAATTTCATCGGATTTGAATGAAGCAAATGCAGCTTTCGACAACAAAGCAGTCCCGGCAAGCAAAACTGCGCTTTTTTGAATAAATGAACGGCGTGATGTTTTCATTGTTTGTGTTTTTAAATGTTTGTATGCGTATTTAACTTTCTAATATTGATGAAATCCTTGTGACACAAATTCCAGAACAGTTGGCAAAGCTTCGCGCCAATACGTCCAGTTGTGAGCTCCATCGCGAATTCGAAATTCATGTGGAATTTCTTTCTTCCGCATGGCAATGTGAATCAAACTATTTCCCTCATACAAAAAATCATCGTCGCCACAATCGATGTACCAACGAACCGATTTTTTCTGATCATCTGGCATATTTTTAATGAGTTCAAGTGCGCTGTGCCTGGTAAAGTATTTAGCCTGTTCATCTTTTGATATACCCGGATACTGTTTTTCCCAACGGGTAGCCGCTTCTTCCAGCGAAATTGGGCCGGCATAAGCACTTAACGTACAAGCTGCTGAAAACAATTCAGGATGGTGCAAAGCATACATAAATGTACCGCCACCTCCCATTGAAAGGCCAGCAATAGCACGATACCTTTTATGGGTACGAATTCGGTATGTCTTTTCAACATACGGCATCAATTCCTGAAAGAAAAAATCCTCGTAGTTCCAGTCACCTTTCGGACTATTAAAATAACCGCGCTGACCAGTATCACCATCAGGCATAACGATAATCATCGCAGTGCATTTCCCTTCCTGAATAGCTTTATCGGCAATTGACTTGACTTCGCCAAATTGAACCCAACCGGTCTGATCGTCACCAGCGCCGTGCAACAAGTACAAAACAGGATAACTGCGATCTGAAGTTTCGTAATCAGCCGGAAGATAGATCGCATATTTCCGGTCCATTTTCAGAATTTTACTGGTCATCAATAAATTGTCAGACACTTTACCACCTGATTGCGAAAAAGCCGACACGAACAAAAACATTGCAACAAATACACCAATAAGTCTTTTCATACGGTTTAGTTTTTAGGTCTTATGTATATCACATATTCTATTTCCTATTGTAATTCTTTAATCCGGATATTGCGATACTCCACCTGTCCCCGATCAGCTTCGAGTCCGAGTGAGCCAGTGGCCGGAAGTTTTAGCGCGTCTTCAAGTAGCTCGCCGTTGCAGGTACAAAGGGCAACATTACCCTTTACAACAATTTCAATCCGATTCCATTCCTGCGCTTTGTAATTCTTGAGATCCTTGTACGGTCCTGCAACAAGGTAATCCCGACATTGCAACTGTATTCCGCGAATGAAAATTCCGCTATCGGCATTCTTTGATGCCCGAAACTCAATTGTAAGGATAAAATCATTGGGGTACTCCTCTTCCGTCCACAGAGTGATGTAGGATGGGTCATTTAATTCCACGTAGTTATTGGGATTAACAGTAAGCGAACCATCTATCACTTTAAAGCGACCATCATTTGATTGATTCCTACCCTTGAATGAATCAAAGACAAATTCCCCTTGTTCCTTGTTCCGATAACCCCAACCGGTTAGGTCTTTCCCATTAAACAGGCTATCAAAATCAGTGGGTTGATCCAGCAAATTTTCTTTTGTCAGCGGTTTTGGCTCTGTTGGTTTTGCTCCTGAAACCGGGTTAGCTGTTGCGGTTGATATTCCTACAAATGTGATCAGGAAAAAAAGGAACATCGTTCGCCATATTGGTTTGATTACATTATCGAGAAAAATTATTGAACTAGATTTTCCAAACATCATTTTAGGCTTAATTATTTACAATATCAAATCTTTAAGATCACTTAGTTTCGTGAATCAGCATTCAATTTATTCTATGGTCGCTTCCAATTGGCTATTTATCAAGATATTTTATGTCAACTCTTCTGAATTCAAGAGGTTGACCTTCAGACTGCAATGCGATGAAGCCATCTTCCAAAAGAGTACCTTCAGGTAACGGATATTTTTTGGGTAATAAATATCCTCCAATCTGTGGTTTCGAGCATACGAGTACCGTGTCGCCATTTACTATGTTGGTTATGGTTTTGCCTCCTTGTACTACAATGTCAAGGTTAACCCATTCTCCATCAGGGAAATATTTCGAATTGGAACTAATGCAATGTTCATTTGTTGGCTGGTCCTTAAAATAAACGGTTGTTCCTGGTGTACAAAAGTTCGCGGTAGTCTGTTTAACCGAATCCGTACTTCCAAGTAATTGTACTTCAATTGAAACCGGCCAGTTCTGGTCAATATCCATGCTTTCGGGCGACTGGGAATGAACCATAACTCCACTGTTTCGGTAACAATACGAGGGAGCATCAGGCAACATTTCTCCAACAAACCGATATTCGACATGAAGAATGTATGACGACAACTTCTCTTTGTAAAACAAATGTCCAAAGCGGCCATTAAATTTGTCGAATTTACTGTAATCGATTTTAAGAATTCCGTTTTCGACCCTAAATCCGTTAAGTGGATTTTCTCCTGATTGGTATCCGGTTACTTTTAGAGTCCAACCATCCAGGTTTTTTCCATTGAATAGAGGTATCCATTCACCATTCTGAGAAATCGCAGATTGTTTATGATCGGCTATAGGTGATTGACCTTCAGCGTTCCGGACAAAGCTGAAAAACACAGCAATAAGTAGTAATACTAAAATGTTTCGGTTCATCGTATTGGCAAGTTAGTTTGGTTCTAAAAGTAATCACAATCTAAATTTAAAACAATATTACAGGCATTTCAATTAGCGCCCAATCTTAAGTTGTTGGTTGGGCATATTCAAACACTCAAAACGATCCACCTAAAAATAAACTAAAAATGCCACCTGTTTGGATAAACAAGTGGCATTCTATATCAGAACAATCAATTAGCACAATTAATCATCATCTTCTTCACTTAATAACACTTCCTCAATTACCCGTGGGTAATGCTGATATTCTAACTCATGAATGCGAGCAGCAAGTGTTTCCGGAGTATCCTTTGGCAATATTGGACAAGTTGCCTGAAAAATAATCTTTCCCTTATCGTAATCCTGATTGACCTGATGGATTGTGATTCCGGATTCTTTGTCTTTTGAAGCAAGTACGGCTTTGTGCACATTTACCCCGAACATACCTTTTCCACCGTATTTGGGCAATAAAGCCGGATGAATATTGATAACAGTAAATAATTCGGTGAGATTACGTGGAACCAGCCAAAGGAAACCGGCCAGAACAATCATGTCAATCCTATGGTCGTAGAGTCTGTCTAAAATCTCGTTACTTCTGTAAAATTCGTCACTCTCGAATGTGAACGTTTCAATTCCGAGTTTTTCTGCCCGGATTAGTGCATACGCATTTTCATTATTCGACCAAAGTGAATCAACAACAATCTCCTTACTGGTTGAGAAATACTCAATTATCTTTTGGGCATTCGTCCCGGAGCCCGAGGCAAAAATGGCAATTCGTTTCATTTAATCTTTCGTTTATTGTTTTATGTCTAATGGAATTTTAGAATAATAGGTTCAAATGTAGATCAACTATCTAAATCATTCAAGCTTTATTCAACCATTTAATTCATTTTTAGTTTGAAATATCGGGTGTAAATTTATTACTTTGCATCGAATTTTTTGAAACAATTTTAATATTAACCAAAAATTAGAGTTATGTCTGACGTTGCAGCAAAAGTAAAAGCAATTATTGTTGACAAATTAGGTGTTGATGAAAGTGAAGTTACCCTCGAAGCATCATTCACCAATGACCTTGGTGCTGATTCACTTGACACCGTAGAATTGATCATGGAATTTGAAAAAGAATTCGATTTGGCTATTCCAGATGATCAGGCTGAAAAAATCTCAACTGTAGGTGAAGCGATTTCGCACATCGAAGCAAATTTGAAGTAATAATAACAAAACGAAATTTATGGAATTTAAACGGGTAGTTGTTACCGGCCTTGGAACTGTAAACCCGCTTGGTAATTCTATTGAGGAATTCTGGGACGGCTTAAAAAATGGGAAAAGTGGCGCAGGCCCTATTACTCATTTTGATGCCACCACTCACAAAACAACTTTTGCCTGCGAGCTGAAGAATTTCGATCCTTCGGTCTATGTGGAGAAAAAAGAAATCAGGAAACACGATCCTTTCACTTTGTATGCTTATGCAGCTGCTGCACAGGCAATGGAAGATTCTGGTCTTGATCTCGAAAAAATCGACAAAGACAGGGCTGGAGTTGTTTGGGGTGCCGGAATTGGAGGCTTACAAACCTTCTTTGAAGAAACGTTGAATTATAAAAACGAGATGCCTCGATATTCGCCGTTCTTCATTCCTAAAATGATTGCCAACATTGCAAGTGGTTTACTCTCTATCCGATACGGATTTAGAGGCCCAAATTTCACAACGGTAACAGCATGTGCTTCTTCCTCAACAGCCCTTATCGAAGCGATGAATTATATTCGTATGGGTAAGGTGGATGTATTTATCTCCGGAGGTTCAGAGGCAGCAATAAATCCTGCAGGCTTAGCTGGATTTAATTCCATGCGGGCTCTTTCGACCCGAAATGATGATCCAACGACAGCTTCACGTCCTTTTGACTTGGATCGCGATGGATTTGTGATGGGAGAAGGTGCTGGAGCTCTCATTTTAGAAGAGTATGAGCACGCGGTAAAACGTGGTGCAAAAATTTATGCCGAGTTGGTAGGTGGTGGTATGTCAGCTGATGCTTACCATATGACTGCCCCCGATCCTGAATCAGGTGGTGCAACTTTATGCATGAAATGGGCTTTGGAAGATGCAGGTATGAATCCGGAAGACATTGATTATATTAATGTACACGGAACTTCAACTCCACTTGGAGACATCGCTGAACCTCAGGCTATTCAGAAATTATTTGGAGAACATGCTTACAAAATGAGCATTAGTTCAACCAAATCGATGACTGGTCACTTACTGGGAGCAACTGGTGCTGTTGAAGCAATTGCATGTATCCTCGCTATCCAAGAGGGTATAATTCCACCCACAATTAATCACTTTAAGGATGACCCTGAAATCGACTCAAAACTTGATTTCACATTCAATGTAGCTAAAGAACGCAAAATCAGAACTGCATTAAGCAATACGTTTGGTTTTGGCGGACACAATGCTACTGTTATTTTCAAGAAAATTTAACACAAGTGATACGAACTATCGTTCAAAGAATAAAACTCTTTTCTTCTTCTAGAAAAGAGTTTTATTTATTTTTAAGATCGCTGCTGGGTTTTTATCCGACAAACTTACGCGTATACGACATTGCCGTTATTCACAAATCGGCTTCAAAAATTGATTCACAAGGTAATTACATTAATAATGAACGGCTTGAATATTTAGGCGATGCCATATTAGGAGCTGCCATTGCCGATTTTCTGTACAACCGTTTTCCAAATCAGGATGAAGGCTACCTCACCCAAATGCGTTCGAAACTGGTCAACCGCAGTTTTCTGACACAATTAACTTACCAGATTGGCCTGAATCATTTCATCCAATCGAACACCACCTCAACCATCGAATCG is a window from the Aquipluma nitroreducens genome containing:
- the fabF gene encoding beta-ketoacyl-ACP synthase II yields the protein MEFKRVVVTGLGTVNPLGNSIEEFWDGLKNGKSGAGPITHFDATTHKTTFACELKNFDPSVYVEKKEIRKHDPFTLYAYAAAAQAMEDSGLDLEKIDKDRAGVVWGAGIGGLQTFFEETLNYKNEMPRYSPFFIPKMIANIASGLLSIRYGFRGPNFTTVTACASSSTALIEAMNYIRMGKVDVFISGGSEAAINPAGLAGFNSMRALSTRNDDPTTASRPFDLDRDGFVMGEGAGALILEEYEHAVKRGAKIYAELVGGGMSADAYHMTAPDPESGGATLCMKWALEDAGMNPEDIDYINVHGTSTPLGDIAEPQAIQKLFGEHAYKMSISSTKSMTGHLLGATGAVEAIACILAIQEGIIPPTINHFKDDPEIDSKLDFTFNVAKERKIRTALSNTFGFGGHNATVIFKKI